The Polaribacter sp. Q13 sequence GTAGGGTTAAAACCTGTAATACCAAAGTTACTGAAATCTGTTTTTTGATCTAAAGATTGTAAATAAATACCTCTAAGCTCTATAAATTCTCCAAATCCAAAACCTAATTTTCCACCAACCATTACATTGTCTTCAAATCCTGCTTTATCATCCCACCAAGTATATTCTGCGGCTGGAGATACGGTGAAACTGATATCTTTTACCTGAGCCTTACCTACGTATGCACATAGAATAAGAAGCATAGTTGTTAATTGTATTTTTTTCATTTTATTTCTTTATTAACTTTAATTAGTTATAACTTTCAATATTATAAACACACTTTTTATTAGTAAGTCACATTTCTATTTAAAATAATATGTTTATAATGTGACTTATAGCAACTTTGTTGTGTTTAATAAATAAGTGGTAACTATTACTATTCTAATTTTTTAAAAAAGTCAAAAATGAATTCAGTAAAATATATTAGTGTTTCTTTTCTTCTGTTAGGATCTTTAACCATGAGTTATGGGCAACAGCATAGTACTACAGATTCTAAAGAGAGTATGGTGGTAATGAGTGAAGCCGATATTATATCTTTAACTAGTAAATTAAGGATTTACAAAAAAGAAAAAGCTTTAAGAAAGAATGCTAAAATACAATTAACTAAAGTAAAGGATACTGTTTTAACGAGTGGTAAAGCGTCTAATTTTGAATTAGATTATTTAAGAAGTAAGATGGCACAATTAGAAAATCGCTTAAATAATCAAAATAATAGTAACCAAAATTCTAATACTACTGATTTACAATCTTCAGAATTAGGAAATCTTAGGTTAGAGGTTCGTCAATTAAGACTTGCATTATTGCAGCAACAATCTAGTAATGGTAAAAATAATGTAGTTTATTTACCACCTTCTAATAATATTAAACCTATTGTACAACCAATTGTACAGCCTTTTTTACTACCTAAAGAAATTGTAAGAGAACAAACTTCTGTTAATTCTGTTATTGTACAACAAAAACTAGATTCGCTTTATGGCGTGTTAGATGGTTTTAAACAATCAGAAAACAATAATTATACTAATAATTTTGATGCAATTCAGTTAAGAATACAAGAGTTGAAAAACGAGATGGCTAAAAATAAAGAACTACCTACTACTTATGAGAACTTAGTTGCTAAGTATAAAAATTATAAACAAGACATTTATTTTGCAGATAACTCAAAGGATTTAAATAGTAAATCTTTACAAGTGGTATATGATTTGTATGCTATTTTAGAGGTAAATGAAAATTTAGATGTATTGGTTAAAGGTTTTGCTAGTAATAAAGGCAATGCAATCTATAACGAAAACCTATCTATGCAACGTACAGAAGCCGTTAAAAAAGCTTTAATGTTAAGAGGAGTGCATCCAACTAGAGTGTTAACACAATATCATGGTATAGATTATAGTACACAAAATAATTCTAAAGCAAGAAGGGCAGAGGTTTCTTTTTTGGTAAGAAAATAATAGCAGTAAATGCTAAGTGTAATTTATACTTAGGATCTCTTTCTTTTCTGAATATATTTTTCGATAATTAAGATGGTGATAACTCCAAAAGTATAAGCAACTAAATCGCCAATACTAAAAGAAGTACCCATTATAATTTTTAGCATTTTTGAATATGCAGCGGGAAAGTTGTTTTGTAAATCTGATAGTTGTAGAAATTCAATCAAAAAAGAAATAGCGAACGTTACTAAGATTGCTTTTTCTAGTGATATTTTAAGGATTGCTTTTATAAAGGTATATACTAACATAACTGCTAGATAATCGCCAATAGTATGTCTTAAAAAACCAGAAGAATACTTTGCAATGAGTATTTCTGTGATGAATAAGATTGAAAAATAGGTAAAATACTTTAGATTGAATTGTATCATGATTTTATTTTAATAAGAGCAAAGCCTCTAATAGTTAGAAGCTTTGTTCAAATGGTTCCATTTCTAATTATTTTCCCAATCTATTTTTCTTGAAGCATACATTACAGCTGCAAGAATTGTAAATAAGCCTATACTTCCCACTAATAACGCATAATTCTCTAGTTGAATAATAACAAAAATAAAGGTGTATAATGCTGTTAAAGAAACTCCAATAAAAACAGGGAACTTAATGTTTTTTAGGATAGATTTTGAGTATAAAGTAATCAATGTTACTACGGCTACTCCCGCAATTAAATATGCTTTTAAGTAACTACTATGTTCAGAAATGGAGATTAATAGTGTGTAAAACATCGTCAATGCAATACCAATCATTAAGTACTGAAACGGATGGATGTTTATCTTGCTCATAGATTGTATTAAAAAGAAAATTAAGAACGTTAGCCCAATCACTAAAAAGCCATATTTAGCAGAACGCTCGCTTTTTTGATATTCATCTACAGGAATTAAAAAATTTACACCAAAAGCATAGTTTTTTAAATTAGGAATACCGTTAAAGTATTGTTGAGAAAAGGGTCTGTTAATATCTAAAATTTTCCATTTTGCATTAAAACCTGTTTCCGTTATTTTATCTGAATTATGGGGTAAGTATTCTCCAATAAAATTAGCCGTTTTCCAATCAGAATTTATGGTTACATCGGTTTCTTGTCCTATCGGAATAAAACGAATCTGTTTGCTTCCTTTCATATGTATAGTCATAGAAAAAGGAGTTTCTTTTCCGTTAGGTGCATCTAAAAGTTGTAAATTATTACTCTCTAACTCGTTTAATTCTACATAATTGTTGTTGTATAATTTTTGCGAATTAGCATCTTTAAAATTCTTAGAGGTTAACTGATATTTATTTTTATTAAACTGAATTTCAAATAAGCTCGACGCTCCTTTTAAGTTAGAAGACTGCAT is a genomic window containing:
- a CDS encoding OmpA family protein, producing the protein MNSVKYISVSFLLLGSLTMSYGQQHSTTDSKESMVVMSEADIISLTSKLRIYKKEKALRKNAKIQLTKVKDTVLTSGKASNFELDYLRSKMAQLENRLNNQNNSNQNSNTTDLQSSELGNLRLEVRQLRLALLQQQSSNGKNNVVYLPPSNNIKPIVQPIVQPFLLPKEIVREQTSVNSVIVQQKLDSLYGVLDGFKQSENNNYTNNFDAIQLRIQELKNEMAKNKELPTTYENLVAKYKNYKQDIYFADNSKDLNSKSLQVVYDLYAILEVNENLDVLVKGFASNKGNAIYNENLSMQRTEAVKKALMLRGVHPTRVLTQYHGIDYSTQNNSKARRAEVSFLVRK
- a CDS encoding DUF2809 domain-containing protein, yielding MIQFNLKYFTYFSILFITEILIAKYSSGFLRHTIGDYLAVMLVYTFIKAILKISLEKAILVTFAISFLIEFLQLSDLQNNFPAAYSKMLKIIMGTSFSIGDLVAYTFGVITILIIEKYIQKRKRS
- the creD gene encoding cell envelope integrity protein CreD, translated to METNNQQQGKFGRWAKTSITARMLMVGVLIVVLMIPLSYIKSLINERKLRQQEVVSEINQKWGEEVMIYGPILKVPYKTYFEKTITNPTTKEVQKETITKIKYAHFFPQKLVINSTINPEEKTRGIYKTAVYKSSIALNGSFSKPDFSEIEIKDEDILWNKTRVIMQSSNLKGASSLFEIQFNKNKYQLTSKNFKDANSQKLYNNNYVELNELESNNLQLLDAPNGKETPFSMTIHMKGSKQIRFIPIGQETDVTINSDWKTANFIGEYLPHNSDKITETGFNAKWKILDINRPFSQQYFNGIPNLKNYAFGVNFLIPVDEYQKSERSAKYGFLVIGLTFLIFFLIQSMSKINIHPFQYLMIGIALTMFYTLLISISEHSSYLKAYLIAGVAVVTLITLYSKSILKNIKFPVFIGVSLTALYTFIFVIIQLENYALLVGSIGLFTILAAVMYASRKIDWENN